From a single Vitis vinifera cultivar Pinot Noir 40024 chromosome 18, ASM3070453v1 genomic region:
- the LOC100253436 gene encoding disease resistance protein RUN1: MASAAASSSSSQRRYDVFLSFRGEDTRNNFTAHLLKELRTKGIDTFIDEERLETGQVISPALVAAIESSKLSIIVLSENYASSRWCLEELVKILECKRTRGQRVLPIFYDVDPSDVRNHRGKFGEALAKHDVNLRNMDRVPIWRVALTEVANLSGRDSRNKNEATFIEEIASFIFHEKINMAQSDTAEDLVGIDSRLCEIEPLLCLKAADVRIIGIWGMSGIGKTTLAGAIFERFRNQFEGCVFFENVGTELEREGIEGLQEKLLSKILGLKNLSLTGRPSIKAALGSKKVLIVLDNVKDQMIIEKIAKKRDWFGVGSRIIITTTNKNVLRTHEVKEIYEVKKFDGDEAMKLFSRYAFKQDHPRKDFVELSKSIIACTHGLPLAIKLLGDLLFEKSKHEWESKLDKLNKDLKLGINCLQMSYNELNDDEQCLFLDIACFFKGEDIDYVAKILDNHNRCPIDGIHALVDKSLITISGNKLQMHDLLQEMGREVVCQKSQEPGKRTRLWKHEDISLVLKNNKGTEEVEGISLDLSHVKEKLRFETPAFARMNKLKLLKVYNSGGASKKGNCNVHFSQGFKFHYDELRYLHLHGYNLKSLPNDFNAENLVHLSMPHSYVQQLWKGSKGMEKLKSIDLSHSTRLTETPNFSGVVNLEQLILQGCISLRKLHTSIGVLNKLKLLNLRDCKMLKSLSESICCLSSLQTLVVSGCCKLKKFPENLGKLEMLKELYADETAVTEVPSSMGFLKNLETFSFQGRKGPSPAPSSMLRTRSDSMGFILPHVSGLSSLLKLNLSDRNILDGARLSDLGLLSSLKILILNGNNFDTLPGCISQLFLLGWLESKNCQRLQALPELPSSIGYIGAHNCTSLEAVSNQSLFSSLMIAKLKEHPRRTSQLEHDSEGQLSAAFTVVAPGSGIPDWISYQSSGREVTVKLPPNWFTTYFLAFASCVVTSPSVLPYADSINELCTKCTVFYSTSSCVSSSYDVFPRSHAEGRMESDHVWLRYVRFPISINCHEVTHIKFSFEMILGTSSAIKRCGVGLVYGNDDENYNNPGMIQFNSIFSPPNLEIHDGEPSGSGCSNVDGSESDDSDYYTADEGEPIATAYYHSESGRCGQRKASNVAIIKTTLAKEELEYLFNRLLVGCVCFVSFLSFIFFLSYFDFGYMS; this comes from the exons ATGGCTTCTGCagctgcttcttcttcttcttctcaaaGGCGCTATGATGTGTTCCTCAGCTTCAGAGGAGAAGACACCCGCAATAATTTCACTGCCCATCTCCTTAAGGAGCTACGTACCAAAGGAATCGACACTTTCATAGATGAGGAGAGGCTTGAGACAGGCCAAGTCATATCTCCTGCCCTTGTTGCTGCTATTGAAAGCTCCAAGTTGTCTATCATTGTTTTGTCAGAAAACTATGCATCTTCTAGGTGGTGCTTGGAGGAGCTGGTGAAGATACTGGAGTGCAAGAGAACCAGGGGACAGAGGGTTCTCCCAATTTTCTACGATGTGGATCCCTCGGATGTCAGAAATCACAGGGGAAAATTTGGAGAAGCATTGGCTAAACACGATGTAAATTTGAGGAATATGGATAGGGTGCCGATTTGGAGGGTTGCTCTCACTGAAGTTGCCAATTTATCTGGTCGGGATTCAAGAAATAA GAATGAAGCAACGTTTATTGAGGAAATTGCctcatttattttccatgaGAAAATTAATATGGCACAAAGTGATACAGCTGAGGACCTAGTGGGGATAGATTCTCGTTTATGTGAAATCGAACCATTATTATGTCTTAAGGCGGCTGATGTTCGCATCATAGGAATCTGGGGCATGAGCGGCATAGGGAAGACAACTCTTGCAGGTGCTATTTTTGAACGATTTCGTAATCAATTTGAGGGTTGCgtcttttttgaaaatgttggaaCAGAATTGGAAAGAGAAGGTATTGAAGGTTTACAAGAGAAAttgctttcaaaaatattaGGGCTTAAAAATCTTAGTTTAACAGGACGCCCTTCAATAAAGGCTGCATTAGGCTCTAAAAAAGTCCTTATTGTCCTTGATAATGTGAAAGATCAGATGATCATAGAAAAGATAGCCAAAAAACGTGATTGGTTTGGTGTTGGAAGTAGAATCATCATAACTACTACAAATAAAAATGTGTTGAGGACTCATGAAGTGAAGGAAATATATGAGGTGAAGAAATTTGACGGGGATGAAGCCATGAAGCTTTTCAGTCGTTATGCATTTAAACAAGACCATCCCAGAAAAGATTTTGTGGAGCTCTCCAAAAGCATAATAGCTTGTACTCACGGTCTTCCATTAGCTATTAAACTTTTAGGTgaccttttatttgaaaagagCAAACATGAGTGGGAATCCAAATTGGATAAACTGAACAAAGATCTTAAGTTGGGCATCAATTGTCTTCAAATGAGTTACAATGAGCTCAATGATGATGAACAATGTTTATTTCTAGACATTGCGTGTTTTTTTAAGGGTGAGGACATAGATTATGTTGCAAAAATACTTGACAATCACAATCGTTGCCCAATTGATGGAATACATGCTCTTGTTGATAAGTCTCTAATAACTATTTCTGGGAACAAGCTTCAAATGCATGATTTACTAcaagaaatgggaagagaagtTGTTTGTCAAAAGTCCCAAGAGCCAGGCAAGCGGACCAGGTTGTGGAAGCATGAGGACATTTCCCTtgtgttgaaaaataataag GGAACCGAGGAAGTTGAAGGAATATCTCTCGATTTGTCTCATGTAAAAGAGAAACTCCGCTTCGAAACTCCAGCCTTTGCAAGGATGAATAAACTTAAATTGCTTAAAGTGTACAATTCTGGAGGTGCCTCCAAAAAGGGGAACTGTAATGTGCACTTTTCCCaaggttttaaatttcattatgaTGAATTGAGGTACTTACATTTACATGGAtacaatttgaaatcattgccCAATGATTTCAATGCAGAGAATCTTGTACATTTAAGTATGCCTCATAGCTACGTACAACAACTTTGGAAAGGAAGTAAG GGTATGGAGAAGTTAAAATCCATTGATCTCAGTCACTCCACACGTTTAACAGAAACCCCAAATTTCTCAGGGGTCGTTAACCTTGAACAATTAATTCTTCAAGGTTGTATTTCTTTGCGTAAACTTCACACATCCATTGGAGTCTTGAACAAGCTGAAGCTCTTGAATTTGAGAGACTGCAAAATGCTTAAGAGTCTTTCAGAAAGTATTTGTTGTCTAAGTTCCCTTCAAACACTCGTTGTTTCTGGTTGCtgcaaattgaaaaaatttcctGAGAATCTTGGGAAATTAGAAATGCTGAAGGAGCTTTACGCAGATGAAACTGCTGTAACAGAAGTACCCTCCTCTATGGGTTTCTTGAAAAACCttgaaacattttcttttcaagggCGTAAAGGACCATCTCCTGCCCCGTCCTCAATGCTCAGAACGAGATCAGATTCCATGGGTTTCATATTGCCTCATGTGTCAGGTTTAAGCTCTTTGTTAAAGCTAAACCTAAGTGATCGCAATATATTAGATGGAGCAAGGCTTAGTGATCTTGGCTTGCTATCTTCActgaaaatattaatattaaatggGAACAACTTTGATACTCTGCCTGGGTGCATCAGTCAACTTTTTCTACTGGGATGGCTTGAGTCGAAAAATTGCCAGAGACTTCAAGCACTGCCAGAGCTTCCATCCAGCATAGGGTATATAGGTGCACATAATTGCACATCTTTGGAAGCAGTTTCAAATCAATCACTGTTCTCATCACTTATGATTGCCAAATTGAAGGAGCATCCTCGGCGGACATCCCAACTTGAG CATGATTCCGAGGGGCAGCTATCTGCTGCATTCACTGTTGTTGCTCCTGGGAGTGGAATACCAGATTGGATCTCTTATCAGAGCTCAGGGAGAGAAGTAACAGTAAAGCTACCTCCAAATTGGTTTACTACCTACTTCCTGGCTTTTGCTTCTTGTGTTGTCACTAGTCCCTCAGTTCTGCCTTATGCAGACAGTATCAATGAGCTTTGTACAAAGTGTACCGTGTTCTATTCCACATCCAGTTGCGTTTCTTCTTCCTATGATGTTTTCCCTCGAAGTCATGCAGAAGGAAGGATGGAGTCGGATCATGTGTGGCTGAGATATGTACGATTTCCCATTTCTATTAATTGCCATGAAGTGACTCACATTAAGTTTTCATTTGAGATGATTCTTGGCACAAGTTCGGCAATTAAGAGATGTGGGGTTGGTCTAGTGTACGGTAATGATGATGAGAATTACAACAATCCAGGTATGATCCAATTCAACTCTATCTTCTCTCCTCCTAACCTTGAAATCCATGATGGGGAACCCAGTGGAAGTGGGTGCTCTAATGTTGATGGCTCAGAATCAGACGATTCTGATTACTATACTGCTGATGAGGGGGAACCCATTGCAACTGCCTATTATCACTCTGAATCAGGGAGATGCGGGCAAAGAAAGGCTTCAAATGTAGCAATTATCAAGACAACACTTGCTAAGGAGGAACTGGAATACCTGTTTAATAGACTCTTGGTGGGTTGTGTATGTttcgtttcttttctttctttcatcttcttcttatcttattttgattttggttaCATGTCTTAA